gaatgttataattatgcatgtgtgtgtattttttgCTATTGTGTTTAACCTCTTCGATAGCCTTTCAtgttcgaaattaaaatttcggatttttaaatttcccgtatatttaaataagacgaCGACTTATATAAGTGATTGTCAAGTTTTCATAACTTTCATTTGTTCAAAATCATTAATCTTTGTCtcagatttttaaaaaacaaattgactCAAAAGGGAATTATATGTGTTGATTTTTTCATAGGAGATAAATGGCATGATATGAGGACAACTCTGAGCCCGGCCTTCACTGGATCCAAGATGAGAAAAATGATGCCTTTTATGACGGAAATCAGCTCAAACATCATTGAACACTTAAAAGGTAATATCGTAATCCACTTTTATCTGTTGatgtaatcattttttatgtGATCAGTCAATATGAATATGTAAAgagatataaatgtatttaaccaAGAAGGCGGTCcgcgttaaattattatcggttTGCATTAGTATGCGTGTCACTCATGCTGACGAGAACTCTTAATTTGTGTGACAAGACTaagaataaatacaacaaaaaattaatcattttaacatACAGGGTGCGCCTTAGTGAAAAGATTTCtacagttacaaaaaaaaaacaaatactttttaaacaCACTTTTATCCATGAGAAGAAACactgaatacattttaattaatttacaaaatcaatttttttttacaaatatcatcCTAAAAATGATTGGTTCTTGAAGTACcattttacaagataaaatttaacgtaaacgtattacttggtggttgggaTTTGTGCAAGGGAGTCTGGATAAATACCacccactcttcagatattctttcgccaaatagcaatagtGCTGTGTTCCTTACAATGAAGGATGAACCAGTGTCAATACAGGCACTTGAAGACCATtggtgcattggtgtgatgtaagaaatggttactatttctaacagcaccaattattttattcttttgcGCGCcgaattaatttagatttaatcgAGAATTAATCTCTCGAAAGGAAATGAAGACTTATGACCCCAGAAAATGTTGTGTGacgtttttttactaaaaaaatatgtaatttccataaataaactttgttcCCACATTTAACCCCCTTAGATGAGGATGAATATTCAAAGACTCTGATACAACTTCCATATTTATGAAACTTAATGACTTATGAAATAACTTTAAAGGCCTAATTTCATATTTCTGCGACAAAAAATTACGCATAAAACCgttatacaaacatttatttttttcttaaccaTGTTAGAAGATGATATCTGTCAGTCTGTGTTTGAATTATATCGAGTAGATTGGATTGACATTTATTATAGatacaaaaaatgtaataaaaaggaACCCTGAGACGTCgtaccaatattataatgaaagggTTCTATATCCCAGCATACGTAACAGTTCCGAGAAAAtctaagaaaaatacatttcaatatacTGTCAcggattaatttttaattattatgtttatgctactaataaattatatcaaatgcaTATGTTTACTTGACAAGTGTGTGTATTTACGATTTAAGGCAACGATTAATGCCATTCGAATTTAATTTCACTACAAACAGCGAGAACTTTTAAaacagaaattaataattattttctcaatCAAAGAAGTCCTTTACGGAAATTATCTCAAAATCGTAtgtatacgtattatatatagcAATTTCCGCCTGTTCAGCGTCAGTAGCGTTCATTTACATAGACGCTgaaatcgtattaaaattaaaccagGAAGCATAACTTAAAACCATACGATAacgaaaatctataaatttcGTAAAATTTGGACCTTGAAAAACTGAGTGGCTTTTAATTAGTTCATAGTCAAAAGGGTATTAAAAAATTACCTATTTTACTGAACGCTTCATTACGAGCATTGattggaatttatttaaaaaaaaaatgttattcatcACACTCATTATATTAACATCATCTGTTCGTCGTATATTATTActgaatatataatgtatatctaCTACATTATATTACTAGCGATTCGCTCGAACTTCACACGGGTCCAATTGcaatgaaattttttttagaattggatcattattCCCGAGAGACTAATGATACAATTCTTAGTATGTActaacaaagtaaaatattagtatatataataaaatcattgtttttaattattttaatccattttttatttgttgtttttctttaaatatttcaataacaattaatttcgatgtttcacatTTTCCtacaatagttttatattttcatatcaatTGACAAAAATGTCCCATTTTTTAACATGGCTTTGTTTCCACTTTTTTAACATGGAACAACAGGAGAACGTTTTTCTTTCTGTTCGTATATCCTGTTATTAAAGCACATCATTGTCCTACAAAAGAATCACTATGTCTGTGTAGACAGGTAACAGAGGTAACAAGTTTACGCTTGTTTCTAGCATGTCATAATTTCTAgaaaattcttttatatttttaaaaacaaacatcacATTTTCGAGTATATATTGGGAAGCGACTTAATATTCCGAACAAgccatttttattatagtcaatTTAAAGAGTTTCTgactttatatattgtaaaggtTTATGACCTAGGGTATAAACTGCTTGAATAGAAGAAAAGAAGTAGAGAAGTGCTCCAAGTCAATGACCCCATAACAGATcagttaacaatataattttctttaataaaaatactgcaGAGTTTAATCTAATCCTCAACTTGGTAACATGAGAACAATTGCAGTTAAAACCTTtagtaataaatgaatactatattatttgtaagttcTAATGCTTCACCATTTAGAAGCACATTCATtgttatgaaactttatttattatttattgtacacaatACACGGAATTTATGCTAAAGAGAAATGAACAAAAATAGGTATATAGCTTGCTAGGCAGCCCTATCGCTCACAGTTATGACTTCCAAGAAACCTCTATTTAAAGCATTAAATAATCCTCTAGAGAGAGCTTTGATTTTAtcgtcatatattattttcgtaacaaaaattaaataactagcATTAGCTACTAATAGTGGCTCATATTTACTATCTAAAAGTAAAGCGAGTGATTTATATAAATGGGAAATATAATTGGACCAAATAAGATCCCCATGGGATCCCTATATTTAAACTCAGGATATCTACTTGAAGCGACAGCAAATTGAGTGCATTATTTCTAATACCGTTGTGATGTACCGTTGTTCCATCTTGCACACAATAACTATACAAAGTACAGTACTtttcggtcgtgtcggattataTCGCTGAGTAACCGGATACAAAGATTGCCTTTGTTTGTGTCATGTAACAATCTTTGGTGCTCTCCGTTCGGAATAGTCACCATAGTACGAATTAAGACGAGGTCCATCGTTGAGAAAACAACTGCCAACACACAGCCAACTGACCATCACATGGAACCTCTGAAATAGCTAAATATTAGCcgatattataagttttattttaaagtaaataaatagaactGATTCGGTCAGAAATTACTATTTTCTATTCACAAAAAGCTTATATAAAACCGCAAGAATCTCAGTAAATATTTTCTGTGCCTATGCCAAGTTTGGATCGAGATTTTCTAAGACCATTTCTTAAACAGGAGAACATTATGATGTTACATACAATGTTCTCCTTTTACTGATGCACTTTATTAATGACTCAATCATATTATGATTGagtcaaaataacatttttaacattatttaaaagctGTAAAATTTTATCACATAACTATACTAAAATGTCCAAAATCCACATgtgagtttttatataacatacgaCAATATACCCACAaagtttttacatattaaatcttatatatacgAGCTTTGAAAGCGAGTACTTACTTTTAATGGCGTTTAAATCCAATTAAATTTTGAGTGCGAATGTTATCAAACACGGCGTGGCTTTGTTTGTTACGCAATTACGATGATAAGGTAaacttaatttcaaataaaacaacattcgGATTTCACATGCATAATAGAGTAGATGATTTGGGTGTctataactgttttatttttactagtaaCTATGAGTACTTGATATTCCAAAAAACTCCCTATTGTCGttcattcatttcaattaaCCCTCTCCAAATATCACAAACGAAATCCTGGCGTAAACATAATTAacgtaagaataaaatataacaggaattattaataataataatattatgaactgtTCAATTAATAATAGCAATATATAGCTATTATTGTTAACTGATTGATAATAATAGActttatacgagtatatttatattcttaattaataatattatatatattttaaacaggtATAATTTTATCGAAAACGCATTTTCataatgaaatcatttttttcttgaatttattaaactacAATTTCGTTTAccaaataattttgaatgagcattatttcaaaattaaaattcaataattttttattcaagtagactctcaCTATCACTTTGAATCTTCATgctacaagattatattaaatttaattcgaaacgtagattctactgagaagatccgacaagaaacttagtatTCTACATTTcggtttattataattgtttgagtGAGACAAAATTGTACAATACTACTGGAATTTGTTGCTCCATCCTCGTGGGAACTGATAGTGTATTGTTTTTTGTTAGTTCCTGCAAACTCtgtgaaataaacatttgtttaacaAACGATTTGTTTATAGCGTGTTACctattaaatgttacatttcaGACTTTAGTTACACACAAAGTTTTTCTCACAATTATGAGTGaagtaaaataactattttattatttttttaaaaaattaaatgataaaatgttttgacaTATTATCTGTTAAGtacggaaaaaaaatatttatattgtttgtgtGTGTAGTGTGTGTGAGTGCATGAGCGcgtgtaaatataaatcattatacgATATCATGTATGAAATCTaggaattgtatacaatttcTAGGAAATGTATGTAATTCATAAAATCGCACGgaaatgtgtaaaataattaataattatattaaaagttaagttaCAGTTTTTAATAGgaaatttgtataaacattGTTGTTATAATTAGAATGTATTCAGTTTTCTTTACCATATaggtatgtttaattttttttttttgtaaccgtacagatctattcactcacaagGCGCGgcctactttaaattaatttatctttttgttATCTTTATTCTTAGTCGTGTCAAGCAAATTAAGACATGTTAATCAGCGAGGAATTAAAATGCAATTGTTAAAACAACACATGAAATAATACGACTAACTAAAGTGTCAActtaattattgcaaatatgTAACTATCTTCATCTGATTCTTTCAGGTCATCTTAATGAAGACATTGATGTGGAAGATTTGATACGTCGGTATACCAATGACGTCATAGCGTCAGCTGCATTTGGTCTTCAAGTGAACTCCTTAAAAGATAAAGACAATGAATTCTATAAGACCGGTCAAGGGTTATTCCATTTTAATATCAAGCAACGATTCATATTCTTTATGTCGGCTATATTTCCTAATCTTTTcaaggtaattatttttttaccattttatcATAGTCTTAGAGATTTCTGGAGAGATCCGCTTGACCGTTATATCTGTGACCCCAAGTTTggctgataaaaatatattaggcaTTTGTATCTAAGTCGCAACTTGAAGTctgaaagttggaagtgtgtacattcTCGTTCCTGGGGAAGCGTGTAAatcttgcgcctgaactcttttcgatGATATTGGATTTTCGGTTCCATCGGATTAAAAGAACGAAGAAATAGTACATCTGTGGTTACGGGCACTTGTACTCCTACGCATAGTTGTAGATACCCCCCTAATACACCCCTTAAGATTGTCCTGCCGTGGCCAATATCTATGCATTATCCTTATATGAATATCTTATGACTGGCTTATATAGCCTTAGACCGTGTGGTCCTTGGTTTAAAATCCGGTTCGGACCAATCAAAATAATGGATGTTACTGTTGAGAAATGCCGAGTAGTTGCCTGGAGTTTGGTTTATGGCAGTGCTTAAATTTCAATGATTTTCCATCCCATGGTATTTTGAGAGTAGGAAATTAGATAATGCACTACTCTATAAATTACTCGTATATTATGTCCAGCACGCAATAGTCTCCCGTGGATTggatattgaattaaatattatttttattttcattatattaatgttcATATATTTCGTTCTGTAGAAACTGGGCGTTCAAATGTTCCCTGCGAAAACCACAAATTTCTTTAGGAATCTCGTGTCCAGCACAATGGAACAtagagagaaaaataaaatcgagaGACCGGATATGATTCAACTATTAATGGAAGCTTCTAAaggtatgttattttaaattaaatttgtttgtttatatcaaTTCCAAAGGCACTGgagacttatttatttaaataatattggctGAGGCTAGTTAGGCGTAGTGTAATGGaagattaatatatacatatatgtgaaAACCAAATTTCAAAatctattctattattattaatatgaaagtaactttgtctgtctgtctgtgtgatGCTCTTTTGCGGCTAAGCCACTGAACCAAATCtgttgaaatttggtacgaagcaagctctCCAAGAACGGGTATATGCTATTTGTGCCTCatacctgacgaccaatccctaaaacgcaaACGATTCTACACCCACACGACaacaaatagtattttatatattagtatatttgtataatcatGAAATGACACATGACATGTATTCTGTTCATGGAACAggttacataattatacactTCATTGTATCTAGCCAATGTGTGACAGTAAAACACACCAACTTCTATGCCCTTCAATTGATTGTCATCACACAGACAATACGTTTGCCGGATTTTCTCAGTAATATACtagcaatataattatacacgAATATTAATTACACACATAGATTGTTTAGTAAAGTTATCATAAGCCGATTAAATGCATAATGTCGTGGAAATTTACCAATGAAATTACAATTGAACTGAAATTGGTAAACTATATGAGAGTGTGAggattgataaaattttgtgcAAGTATAATTAAtcactaataaaattacaatatcataATCTTACAGTAaccattatttcattaatataatggaCCCTAATTGCAATAACACGTCCATAAAGAAAATTGTTGTaagtttatttgattgttttcgTATTGTTCCAGGTTTATTAAAATCAGAAAATGAAGGGAACGACAATTTTTCACCCACGGAAGACACCTTTAAGCCTAAAACACAACAAAGGCGTGAGttgcgttttaattattttattaatcgtttTGTTGTAAATCATTTATGAACCTTGGGAGTTTTATCTCATTATTGgtaaaacaacattatttttttcgagTAACGTTTAATAGATACGTTTTAACTAACTAcaaatacatacttatttataatttacaatcaattattataaactaattttactcGTAATTGTTTATGGCTAGGGAGCTggtgagttaatttttttatgattaactcGTGtgatagatattattaatagtaataattgggctataacaaacattaaaagcGGAGTCTGCCCCAACAGTAGcgctttattttcaattaaaagcgctttaaacaaaaaaataactgtgtCTCATAAAAGCATACTGATCTTATTAAACTGTACCTAATCGATTCGTATTGATCTGAACCGAATCTGGCGGTAAACACCATCAATATCAAACATGCACAAATCCTATACCGAAATGCTCCCCAGCTCCCCAACCAAACGTTATTATCAACCGATAGGACATTTTGTaaagatattcaaatttaatttaataaacgctAACCTAACTTTGTATGCCAACtactaatagaaaatataaaataaaactgtcttgatttatgaaatatacGAGAGTTTAATATTAGGGGACAGGAaaagaatatttcgataaaatatttttttaaattgtaatcggagattattggttaaaaaatcataaaaggtAAAACCTAGGCAAACTAAACTAGCATAGTTTGAGACGGCactaaatgattttattttaacaaaattattatagaatggACACAAAATGATTTGGCCGGTCAAGTATTTATCTTCTTCGTCGCCGGATATGAGAGTTCCGCTACTGCTCTCGTCATGTGCGTCCACGAATTGGCTCTCAATCAAGATATACAAGAAAAATTATACCAGGAGATCAGGAGCTTTAAAGAGGAACACGGAGATTTAACGTATGATAATATCAACTCACTGAATTATCTTGACTGCGTTTTGAGTGGTAAGTATGCACAATACGCTCACTGAAAATTatctattgaattttaatatatgtattaaaaatagcaaGAAACTTGGCTGAAAAAATCCATGATTACGTCCATTTATTTGGTTTCGGATACGGCAGCCACTAGTTGGAAGACGTTATTGTATATACGCATAATTCAATGGAAGGTCAAACCAAATGGCATCTACAGTGCCATAAacacccaatattttttttatacacctTATCTCCTATAACTCAGCACCCCGTACTTATAAGCTTATTACTATGCAATTAGTGTACTCAATTTAGATATATAGAAGCTACGGTACATTTTTAACACGTATGACTCagtaaaattgtattgaattatagAAACCTCTAGAAAGTGGGCAGCTGCTCTGATAATGGATAGA
This genomic stretch from Vanessa tameamea isolate UH-Manoa-2023 chromosome 9, ilVanTame1 primary haplotype, whole genome shotgun sequence harbors:
- the LOC113398897 gene encoding probable cytochrome P450 9f2: MIVEIVIFLLTSLAGYFLYRHKWVHRYFEEKGVKYVAGIPIFGNVFKSTFQYKHLFDDLDAVYKAFPDEKYVGYIEGITPIILIRDPELMKAITIKDFDHFVDHKEFFSEEIDSLFGGSLIMMKGDKWHDMRTTLSPAFTGSKMRKMMPFMTEISSNIIEHLKGHLNEDIDVEDLIRRYTNDVIASAAFGLQVNSLKDKDNEFYKTGQGLFHFNIKQRFIFFMSAIFPNLFKKLGVQMFPAKTTNFFRNLVSSTMEHREKNKIERPDMIQLLMEASKGLLKSENEGNDNFSPTEDTFKPKTQQRQWTQNDLAGQVFIFFVAGYESSATALVMCVHELALNQDIQEKLYQEIRSFKEEHGDLTYDNINSLNYLDCVLSETSRKWAAALIMDRVCNKDYELPPPREGAKPVQLKPGDVVYNVVNSIHMDPQYHPNPEKFDPERFSDENKHKIKPFTYMPFGMGPRNCIGSRFALLELKVLMYNLILNFKVLKCSKTTDPIELKPHEFNIKPKGGSWVRLEART